One genomic window of Coffea eugenioides isolate CCC68of chromosome 1, Ceug_1.0, whole genome shotgun sequence includes the following:
- the LOC113773078 gene encoding zinc finger MYM-type protein 1-like, producing the protein MERFFKPKRVRSGESSNEPNISEPVQNQSCVELNLNDIVSDPGLRKSVEKFDISLRDHVRREYLTRGPCQPIGHMYPKTSFDIAYRTRLTAALDVTRFLLKQGLAFRGNDESTSSSNRGNFLELFEWYSQRNTEIFEVVNQNAPANNQLTSPMIQKDLAHACASEITSVIINDIGDNYFFLIVDESRDSSVKEQMGVVLRYVNKEGRVIERFLAIVHVSDTTSLCLKDAIDSLFAQHGLSLSKLRGQGYDGASNMRGEFNGLKALILQENPYAMYIHCFAHQLQLVIVAVAKGNIIVSEFFVYVSMIVNLTGASCKRRDQLRQIEHDKIVTLLDNGDIISGKGKNQETSLARPGDTRWGSHYLTLLRLSSMWASVIGILGNIQDDATTSDNRGMARGLIDRMNDYEFVFALHLMKYLLGITNDLSLVLQQRDQNIVQAMSLIDTMKSQLQDFREEGWQIILDEVNNFCELNMIPVIDMEDSIAIRGNARRSRRGQTITNFHHYRVEIFCEVVDLIIQEMNNRFSEVSTELLSCIACLDPKSSFSQFNVQKLLRLADLYPEDFSSNDYLYLESQLRNYIYNVQRDPQFSEVGDLGSLAQQMVKTGKNTVFPLVYRLIQLALVLPVATASVERVFSAMNIVKTDLRNKMGDEWMNDCLVVYIEKDIFATIENEQILQRFQRMKTRRMQLPPLRYSSATTTNTSSVNQ; encoded by the exons ATGGAGAGATTCTTTAAACCTAAACGAGTCCGTAGTGGTGAATCTTCAAATGAGCCTAATATTAGTGAACCAGTTCAAAATCAATCTTGTGTGGAATTGAATTTAAATGATATTGTTAGTGATCCGGGATTACGAAAATCAGTTGAGAAATTTGATATTTCTCTTCGAGACCATGTCCGAAGAGAGTATTTGACTAGGGGACCTTGCCAACCGATTGGCCATATGTATCCAAAAACATCATTTG ATATTGCATATCGCACCCGTTTAACTGCTGCTCTGGATGTGACCCGCTTTCTTTTGAAGCAAGGATTAGCTTTTCGTGGAAATGATGAGTCAACTAGTTCTTCAAATAGAGgcaattttcttgaattgtttgAGTGGTATAGCCAGCGAAATACTGAGATTTTTGAGGTTGTAAATCAAAATGCTCCTGCAAATAATCAACTAACTTCTCCAATGATTCAAAAAGATCTGGCACATGCTTGTGCCTCAGAGATCACAAGTGTTATAATCAATGATATTGGAGACAATTATTTTTTCCTAATAGTTGATGAGTCTCGAGACAGTTCAGTGAAAGAGCAAATGGGAGTTGTTTTGAGATATGTGAACAAAGAAGGGCGTGTGATTGAACGTTTCCTTGCAATTGTACATGTGTCTGACACCACATCTCTTTGTTTGAAAGATGCAATTGATTCTTTATTCGCGCAACACGGATTATCATTATCCAAATTGAGAGGTCAAGGATATGATGGAGCTTCAAATATGCGAGGTGAGTTCAATGGTTTGAAGGCCCTTATATTACAAGAAAATCCCTATGCGATGTATATTCACTGTTTTGCTCACCAACTCCAGTTAGTTATTGTTGCTGTTGCTAAGGGAAATATCATTGTCAGTGAATTCTTTGTCTATGTCTCTATGATTGTCAATTTAACTGGAGCATCATGTAAAAGGAGAGATCAATTAAGACAAATAGAACATGATAAGATTGTTACACTTTTAGACAATGGAGATATTATTAGTGGAAAAggcaaaaatcaagaaactagtTTAGCAAGACCAGGGGATACTCGTTGGGGATCACACTATCTAACATTACTTCGTCTATCCTCTATGTGGGCTTCGGTGATTGGAATATTGGGAAATATACAAGATGATGCCACCACTTCTGACAATAGAGGTATGGCCAGGGGTTTGATTGATAGAATGAATGATTATGAGTTTGTTTTTGCATTGCACCTGATGAAGTATTTATTGGGAATCACAAATGACTTGTCACTTGTTTTGCAACAAAGGGATCAAAATATTGTCCAAGCCATGAGTTTGATTGATACTATGAAATCTCAATTGCAAGACTTTAGGGAAGAGGGATGGCAAATAATTTTAGATGAAGTCAACAATTTTTGTGAGTTGAATATGATTCCCGTGATTGATATGGAAGACAGTATAGCAATCCGTGGCAATGCCAGGCGCAGTCGCAGAGGTCAAACCATCACTAATTTTCATCATTATCGCGTGGAAATTTTTTGTGAg GTTGTTGATTTAATTATACAAGAGATGAATAATCGTTTCTCGGAAGTTAGCACGGAATTGCTTAGTTGCATAGCATGTCTTGATCCAAAAAGTTCTTTCTCTCAATTCAATGTGCAGAAACTACTCCGTCTTGCTGATTTATATCCTGAAGACTTCTCAAGTAACGATTATTTATATCTTGAGTCTCAACTTcgaaattatatttataatgtGCAACGCGATCCTCAATTTTCAGAAGTTGGAGATTTGGGAAGTCTTGCTCAACAAATGGTTAAAACTGGTAAAAATACAGTTTTTCCATTGGTTTATCGTCTGATCCAGTTGGCATTAGTTCTACCAGTTGCGACTGCTTCTGTTGAAAGAGTATTTTCTGCAATGAATATTGTCAAGACTGATTTGCGCAACAAAATGGGAGACGAGTGGATGAATGACTGTCTGGTTGTATACATCGAGAAGGATATTTTTGCAACAATTGAAAATGAGCAAATATTGCAGCGTTTTCAACGGATGAAGACTCGCAGAATGCAATTGCCTCCTCTTCGTTATTCGAGTGCAACGACTACCAATACTTCAAGTGTTaatcaataa
- the LOC113781960 gene encoding uncharacterized protein LOC113781960 — translation MDYNLAALKLLCIHLKKAQQVISDSQSSFSLGGILFQRAWIQGILVSAVPSSSSTAPSETGCRFLLDDGTGIIELILSGDFRNRHWETGMYVMVVGGYFIQTGDVPMIKVHKIVDLSAFPDREAMWYLEVMEAFKLFYQPSI, via the exons ATGGACTACAATCTGGCAGCACTCAAGCTGCTATGCATACATCTAAAGAAGGCCCAGCAAGTGATTTCTGACTCCCAGTCCTCCTTCAGTCTTGGAGGTATTCTGTTTCAGCGTGCTTGGATCCAG GGCATTTTAGTCTCGGCAGTGCCTTCCTCTTCCTCCACGGCCCCCAGTGAAACTGGCTGCCGCTTCCTCCTTGATGATGGCACCGGAATCATTGAACTCATCCTGTCGGGTGATTTCCGTAACCGCCATTGGGAAACAG GAATGTATGTCATGGTAGTTGGAGGTTATTTTATACAGACAGGTGATGTACCCATGATTAAG GTTCACAAGATTGTTGATCTTTCTGCATTTCCTGATCGAGAGGCAATGTGGTATCTTGAAGTCATGGAGGCCTTCAAACTTTTCTACCAGCCCTCTATTTGA
- the LOC113779769 gene encoding uncharacterized protein LOC113779769 translates to MARSSISSADEEGYSGPPSEENEDFQPQASHHHPYAPSHEVFDISTTVDPSYLISLIRKLLPPEYSNQSLDSEVHVSPSKGPRTENGERTMVSPFNGGEVQPCAGSENAVRNICENFSEAHNPPGFTEDAMEDQQKHWSAAGEEAAWEEHGCTLWDLAANETHAELMVQNLILEVLLANLMVSQSARITEISLGIIGNLACHEVSRKHIASTNGLIKTIVDQLFLDDAQCLCEALRVITLCFQSGEGVVWTEALTPEHILSRILWIAENTLNLPLIEKSVGLLSAILRSEQEIARVLLPPLMKLGLPNLLINLFAFEMSKLTEERMPERYPVLDIILQALEALSAADDFSSYICSNRELFKLLNDLIKLPDKTEVASSCVTAAVLVANILPEVEHLASEISQDFCFSQGIFDIIPFAYDDIEAKGALWSILERLLICIEVSECNPSSMHQYISILVSKSDVIEEEFVDLQLADASEEGKSFTDGTYRRTRTRTLRRIFDILKQWEFLKAQLKDAPLSEMYKYLTFASLGGKREGIDIKKGTRNAI, encoded by the exons ATGGCGCGAAGTTCCATCAGTTCAGCTGATGAAGAAGGTTATTCGG GGCCACCCTCTGAAGAAAATGAGGATTTCCAGCCTCAAGCTTCCCATCACCACCCTTATGCGCCATCCCACGAG GTATTTGACATTTCAACGACTGTAGATCCTAGTTATCTAATATCCTTGATAAGAAAACTCCTGCCACCAGAATACAGCAACCAGTCTCTAGATAGTGAAGTTCATGTTTCCCCTAGCAAAGGGCCTAGAACTGAAAATGGTGAAAGAACAATGGTGTCTCCATTTAATGGTGGAGAAGTTCAACCATGTGCTGGCAGTGAAAATGCAGTTAGGAACATTTGTGAAAATTTTAGTGAAGCACATAATCCACCAGGATTTACGGAAGATGCGATGGAAGATCAACAGAAGCATTGGTCTGCTGCAGGGGAAGAAGCTGCTTGGGAAGAGCATGGATGCACTTTATGGGATCTTGCGGCTAATGAGACTCATGCTGAACTAATG GTTCAAAATCTCATTCTTGAAGTGCTTCTGGCTAACCTAATGGTTTCTCAATCTGCTCGAATCACT GAGATAAGCCTCGGAATAATTGGAAATCTGGCTTGCCATGAAGTTTCACGGAAACACATAGCCTCGACAAATGGGTTGATAAAGACAATTGTGGATCAGTTGTTTCTGGATGATGCTCAATGCCTCTGTGAAGCACTCCG GGTAATAACGTTATGTTTTCAAAGTGGTGAAGGTGTTGTTTGGACAGAAGCATTAACACCTGAGCATATTCTATCCCGTATTTTGTGGATTGCTGAGAACACCTTGAATCTGCCGCTCATAGAAAAG AGTGTTGGTTTACTTTCAGCAATATTACGAAGCGAACAGGAGATAGCTAGGGTTCTTCTACCGCCTTTGATGAAGTTGGGTCTTCCAAATCTTCTGATTAACCTTTTTGCTTTTGAAATGAGCAAGCTGACAGAAGAGCGAATGCCTGAAAG GTACCCCGTTCTGGACATAATTCTCCAGGCACTTGAAGCTCTTTCTGCTGCTGATGATTTTTCATCATACATATGTTCCAATAGGGAACTCTTCAAGCTACTCAATGACCTGATCAAGCTTCCTGATAAAACCGAG GTTGCCAGTTCTTGCGTAACTGCAGCAGTTTTGGTTGCAAATATCCTGCCTGAAGTAGAACATCTTGCTAGTGAAATATCACAAG ATTTTTGTTTTTCACAGGGCATATTCGATATAATCCCTTTTGCTTATGATGACATAGAAGCAAAAGGTGCACTTTGGAGCATTCTTGAAAGACTATTGATTTGTATAGAAGTTAGTGAGTGTAACCCGTCAAGTATGCATCAGTATATCTCGATACTTGTGAGCAAATCGGATGTGATTGAAGAGGAATTCGTAGACCTTCAATTAGCTGATGCAAGTGAGGAAGGCAAGAGCTTTACTGATGGCACATATCGAAGAACTAGAACCAGAACT CTCAGAAGAATTTTTGATATTCTGAAGCAATGGGAATTCTTGAAAGCTCAACTCAAGGATGCTCCTTTATCAGAG ATGTATAAATATCTGACTTTTGCATCTCTTGGGGGTAAAAGAGAAGGAATCGACATAAAGAAAGGGACCAGGAATGCTATTTAA